A genomic segment from Spirosoma sp. SC4-14 encodes:
- a CDS encoding alpha-L-fucosidase → MTYLHRFGLVFILLLLSLRSPAQIKEKWDKSISDKTADAKTQWFSDAKFGLFLHWGLYSQPAGVWNGKKYYGTSEWVMHRGKIPAKDYAKLMNEFNPVKFNADEWVVLAKEFGIKYMVLTSKHHEGFAMFNSKVSDFKITNSPFKRDPLKELSVACQKGNMKLGFYYSQFLDWHEPNGGGNDWDFVEKDKNFKAYYTTKSIPQLKELVSNYGPLGLIWCDMPGGLSKEETQGLIEEIRNIQPNCLLSSRVGQGLGDFRDFGDGEVPSTVVKGPWEAIATHNDSWGYSTLDFNFKTSSEIIRLLTGIVSKGGNLMLNIGPKADGTFPETSVACLKEVGKWLNVNGDAIYGTTYGPIAPQPWGVTTLKPGKLFLHVTERPENGVLLVPGVDAKVKSVAFLADKKTLTWDLSNKRLTVKLPNELPDKVNTVLVVEYEGKISDSFSEDKVIVSPEFKECKLDIVKAKPAGATKVETITYSNYFGDWKHTLCATNMKAPADSVVYNVEFTRPGDYKVSLEYSSPLENSKQEGVLQVGKEVYYFETLATGEYDAWRPLIFIKQSVAMVRIREAGIQQIRIAPIKEGKELFKLSRISIEPFE, encoded by the coding sequence ATGACCTACCTTCATCGCTTCGGCCTGGTATTTATTTTATTGCTGTTAAGTCTTCGTAGCCCTGCCCAAATCAAGGAGAAGTGGGATAAAAGCATCTCTGATAAAACCGCTGACGCTAAAACGCAATGGTTTAGCGATGCTAAATTTGGGCTATTTCTGCATTGGGGCTTATATTCTCAGCCTGCCGGGGTATGGAACGGCAAAAAATACTACGGAACTAGCGAATGGGTAATGCACCGTGGTAAAATTCCCGCTAAAGACTACGCTAAACTGATGAACGAATTCAATCCTGTTAAGTTTAACGCGGACGAATGGGTGGTTCTGGCTAAGGAATTTGGCATCAAGTATATGGTTCTTACCTCCAAACACCACGAAGGCTTTGCGATGTTCAACTCAAAAGTATCTGATTTCAAGATCACCAATTCGCCTTTCAAGCGCGATCCACTTAAAGAGTTGTCGGTAGCTTGTCAGAAAGGAAATATGAAACTCGGCTTTTATTATTCCCAGTTTCTCGATTGGCACGAACCCAATGGTGGCGGAAACGACTGGGATTTTGTGGAAAAAGACAAGAATTTCAAGGCCTATTATACAACTAAATCCATTCCTCAACTGAAGGAATTAGTCTCTAATTATGGGCCCCTGGGCTTGATTTGGTGTGATATGCCAGGCGGCCTTTCCAAAGAAGAAACCCAGGGTTTAATTGAGGAAATAAGAAATATACAGCCCAATTGCTTGCTTAGCAGCCGGGTTGGGCAGGGCTTAGGCGATTTTCGCGATTTTGGTGATGGAGAAGTGCCCTCCACGGTGGTGAAAGGTCCCTGGGAAGCTATTGCTACACACAACGATTCCTGGGGCTATTCAACGTTGGATTTCAACTTCAAAACATCCAGTGAAATTATTCGGCTGCTGACCGGCATCGTATCCAAAGGCGGTAACCTGATGTTGAACATTGGCCCAAAGGCAGATGGCACTTTCCCTGAAACATCCGTTGCCTGTTTAAAAGAAGTAGGGAAATGGCTGAATGTAAATGGAGATGCCATTTATGGAACCACCTACGGGCCTATCGCTCCGCAACCCTGGGGCGTTACCACATTAAAGCCTGGTAAGTTATTCCTGCACGTGACCGAGCGACCAGAAAACGGTGTATTGCTGGTGCCTGGTGTAGATGCGAAAGTTAAAAGCGTCGCGTTCCTGGCCGATAAAAAAACGCTTACCTGGGACCTGAGTAATAAACGGCTGACCGTAAAGTTGCCCAATGAATTGCCCGATAAGGTCAACACAGTACTTGTAGTTGAGTACGAAGGTAAAATAAGCGATTCATTCAGCGAGGATAAGGTGATTGTATCACCAGAGTTTAAAGAGTGTAAGCTGGACATAGTGAAAGCCAAACCGGCCGGCGCAACAAAAGTGGAAACCATTACGTACAGTAACTACTTTGGCGATTGGAAGCATACGCTTTGTGCCACCAATATGAAAGCACCGGCGGATAGTGTCGTTTACAATGTCGAATTTACCAGGCCCGGCGATTATAAGGTTTCACTCGAGTATAGTTCGCCCCTCGAAAACAGCAAACAGGAAGGTGTATTACAGGTAGGAAAAGAGGTGTACTACTTTGAAACCCTTGCCACGGGCGAGTACGACGCCTGGCGTCCCTTGATCTTTATAAAGCAATCCGTGGCAATGGTAAGGATTCGGGAGGCAGGCATACAGCAAATTAGAATTGCCCCTATCAAAGAAGGAAAAGAGCTATTTAAGCTAAGCCGGATTAGCATAGAACCCTTTGAGTAA
- a CDS encoding SDR family oxidoreductase, translating to MHLHLENKVIIVTGGAKGIGEGIVQMLAAEGAIPVIIGRNEADNNLTLASIGGNGFAVVAELSASADCRRAVEEVVRQFGRIDGLVNNAGVNDGVGLEHGSYDGFVASLHKNLVHYYLMAQHALPYLKAAKGSIVNIGSKTAETGQGNTSGYAAANGGRNALTREWAVELLPYRIRVNAVIVAECYTPLYANWIQTFADPEKQLQQIIAKIPLEQRMSTAEEIASMVLFLLSERSSHTTGQLIHVDGGYVHLDRAL from the coding sequence ATGCATCTTCATTTAGAGAATAAAGTCATTATCGTAACGGGCGGAGCCAAAGGCATTGGCGAGGGCATTGTGCAGATGCTGGCCGCCGAAGGGGCAATCCCCGTTATCATCGGACGCAACGAAGCCGACAACAACCTGACGTTAGCCAGCATCGGCGGCAACGGGTTTGCGGTGGTGGCCGAACTGTCTGCCTCCGCCGACTGCAGGCGGGCCGTTGAGGAGGTGGTCAGGCAGTTCGGGCGTATAGACGGACTGGTCAACAATGCGGGAGTAAATGACGGGGTTGGGCTGGAACACGGGAGTTACGACGGGTTTGTGGCTTCGCTGCATAAAAACCTGGTGCATTACTATCTGATGGCACAACACGCCCTGCCTTATCTGAAAGCCGCTAAAGGGTCAATTGTGAACATCGGCTCCAAAACGGCGGAAACCGGCCAGGGAAACACATCGGGCTATGCCGCAGCCAACGGAGGGCGTAACGCGCTCACCCGCGAATGGGCCGTTGAACTGCTTCCTTACCGCATCCGGGTCAATGCAGTGATTGTGGCCGAGTGCTACACACCCCTCTACGCCAACTGGATTCAAACCTTTGCCGACCCGGAGAAGCAGTTGCAGCAGATTATCGCCAAAATCCCCCTCGAACAGCGCATGAGCACTGCCGAAGAAATTGCCAGTATGGTCCTGTTTCTGCTGTCGGAACGGTCGAGCCACACCACCGGGCAACTGATACACGTCGATGGTGGCTATGTGCATCTGGACCGGGCGTTGTAG
- a CDS encoding RNA polymerase sigma-70 factor: protein MENKFPHSEDFLLRQLQNGDRKCFEEIFNTYWDLLYKTAYRKVNSYDEAEELVQAVFVELWEKRSETRILNLSAYLNTTLRNKFIDHIRKAAVRSKYADYCHSFSECMHESNMDTVLYNELSDQFKQGLEKMPEKYREVFIMSRLEGLQLADIANRIKLSEKAVQYHLTKALKFLRVYLKDYILLLLALLH from the coding sequence ATGGAAAATAAGTTTCCACATAGTGAAGATTTCCTTTTAAGGCAACTCCAAAATGGAGATCGGAAATGTTTTGAAGAAATTTTTAATACCTATTGGGATTTGCTCTACAAGACTGCGTATCGAAAGGTAAACTCTTATGATGAAGCAGAGGAGTTGGTGCAAGCTGTTTTTGTTGAACTTTGGGAAAAAAGAAGCGAAACGAGAATCCTTAATCTATCAGCCTACTTAAATACGACACTCAGAAATAAATTTATTGACCATATTCGGAAGGCTGCCGTACGAAGCAAATATGCCGACTATTGCCATTCCTTTAGTGAGTGCATGCATGAGTCCAATATGGATACGGTCCTGTATAATGAGCTTTCAGACCAGTTTAAGCAAGGTCTCGAAAAGATGCCGGAAAAATATAGGGAAGTTTTTATTATGAGTAGGCTCGAAGGCTTGCAACTAGCTGATATAGCAAACCGCATTAAATTATCCGAAAAGGCCGTCCAATACCATCTGACCAAAGCCCTCAAATTTTTAAGAGTCTATTTGAAAGACTATATCCTCCTTTTGCTCGCGCTACTACATTAG
- a CDS encoding glycoside hydrolase family 36 protein → MIRNYLLPSLLLLLITFCGFVCLKNSTKSSNPGTRLDYMPPTVTAFQKLLKNSPAVAEDAKGAAISASQLLVDRKWTGNTCKTTCKNLGKTPLQVSTVFLFSIPAHGLPPESPVYGEGFQMLHQNGGTLQQHENIGVYPDNKHYNIPDVHGLPTVYGMMVISVRKNEYMLLGFTSCKRFIGRISYDKQQMQVSVDTEGLELKPGESWSLEEFTVLGSAERGALFKRFASQIAVYHPTRKTPKIPTGWCSWYCYGPAVTNKIMEENLQGFKKVLPEIKYIQLDDGYQPFMGDWTDPNPAYGDIQETIASIRKAGFEPAIWVAPFIAEKGSHVFREHSDWFVKDVDQTPLVSSKIGFGGWRSGPWYVLDGTHPEVQKHFQNVISTMREKWGINYFKLDANYWGAIHGGIHYDPKATRIQAYRRGMEALFSGCDANSVMLACNAPIWPSLGLATAMRTSGDISREWGVIRGTAYENLCRAWQNGTLWDSDPDCVVLANDTVFSGKEPIRKQEWMFHATSIHAVGGSVLSGDKAANLKENELAILKKLLRTNGKGATFSDAKMETGFTDMGDTQYYYFFNWDDHETKDLTVRLKSKAQLTDFWTHERLGVFENTYTVTRLAPHSARLIMASKK, encoded by the coding sequence ATGATTCGCAACTATCTCCTTCCTTCCCTCCTCCTATTGCTGATCACATTTTGCGGTTTTGTGTGTTTAAAGAACAGTACGAAATCATCGAATCCGGGCACTCGCCTGGACTACATGCCGCCAACTGTTACAGCCTTTCAAAAGCTTCTCAAAAATTCCCCAGCGGTAGCCGAGGATGCGAAGGGGGCCGCAATTTCTGCCAGCCAACTGCTTGTTGATCGAAAGTGGACAGGCAATACCTGCAAAACTACCTGCAAAAACCTAGGAAAAACCCCATTGCAGGTCTCTACGGTTTTTTTGTTTTCTATTCCAGCGCATGGGCTGCCTCCCGAAAGTCCGGTATACGGAGAAGGGTTTCAGATGCTCCATCAAAACGGTGGTACGCTTCAACAGCATGAGAACATTGGCGTATATCCCGACAATAAGCACTATAACATTCCCGATGTGCATGGCCTGCCTACGGTCTATGGCATGATGGTCATTAGTGTCAGGAAAAACGAATATATGCTGCTTGGGTTCACGTCCTGTAAGCGGTTTATTGGTCGGATTAGTTACGATAAACAGCAGATGCAGGTATCCGTAGACACCGAAGGGTTGGAGTTGAAGCCCGGTGAATCCTGGTCACTGGAAGAGTTTACGGTGCTGGGGAGTGCTGAGCGGGGTGCTTTATTTAAAAGGTTTGCTTCCCAAATTGCCGTGTATCATCCGACGCGAAAAACACCAAAAATACCTACGGGCTGGTGCTCCTGGTATTGCTATGGCCCGGCAGTGACCAACAAAATTATGGAAGAAAACCTACAGGGTTTTAAAAAGGTATTGCCCGAAATAAAATACATCCAGCTAGATGATGGCTATCAGCCCTTTATGGGCGACTGGACTGACCCCAATCCTGCGTATGGCGATATACAGGAAACCATTGCGTCGATACGAAAAGCAGGATTTGAACCGGCCATTTGGGTAGCCCCTTTTATTGCTGAAAAAGGGTCCCACGTCTTCAGAGAACATTCCGACTGGTTTGTGAAAGATGTGGATCAAACGCCCCTGGTGTCCTCCAAAATTGGTTTTGGTGGCTGGCGATCCGGGCCCTGGTACGTGCTGGATGGCACGCATCCCGAAGTGCAAAAGCATTTTCAGAACGTCATCAGTACAATGCGCGAAAAGTGGGGCATTAACTATTTCAAGCTGGATGCCAACTACTGGGGTGCGATCCATGGAGGAATACACTACGATCCAAAAGCTACCCGTATCCAGGCTTACCGGCGTGGCATGGAAGCACTGTTTAGCGGTTGTGATGCCAATTCTGTAATGCTTGCTTGCAATGCTCCCATATGGCCATCGCTCGGACTCGCTACGGCTATGCGTACTAGTGGAGACATTAGCCGCGAATGGGGGGTAATTCGTGGGACTGCGTATGAAAATCTTTGCCGGGCCTGGCAAAATGGTACGCTTTGGGATTCCGACCCCGATTGCGTGGTGCTTGCCAATGACACTGTTTTCTCAGGAAAAGAGCCAATCCGTAAGCAGGAATGGATGTTCCATGCCACCTCCATTCACGCGGTTGGTGGCTCGGTGTTGAGCGGAGACAAAGCGGCCAATTTAAAGGAAAACGAGTTGGCGATCCTTAAAAAATTGCTTCGTACCAATGGCAAGGGCGCTACCTTTTCGGATGCGAAGATGGAAACCGGTTTCACCGACATGGGCGATACGCAGTACTATTATTTCTTTAACTGGGATGACCACGAAACCAAAGACTTGACTGTCCGCTTGAAATCAAAAGCGCAACTCACCGATTTCTGGACCCATGAACGGCTCGGCGTTTTCGAAAATACCTATACAGTAACCAGGCTCGCCCCCCATTCTGCCAGGTTGATTATGGCAAGCAAGAAGTAG
- a CDS encoding alpha-L-fucosidase — MKKFLLFTLLTSLSSLSFGQKSYQPTWSSLDARPVPGWFEDAKFGIFVHWGVYSVPAYSPTVRDSVGIYDRYAEHYWRRLYDGGKTQHFFEEFHKQNYAPGTTYQDLARDFKAELFKPDEWATLFERSGAKYVVLTAKHHEGYTLWPSKYAWNWNVMDVGPHRDLLGGLTKAVRAKNLKMGYYYSLLEWFNPLYKKETLNDYIDQHMFPQMKELVSTYNPDVLWTDGEWDYSSEQLRSPEFLAWLYNDSSVKESVAINDRWGKETRGKHGGYYTTEYDLVYEGNADSVQFNHPWEECRGMAGSFGYNRAEILDDYSTSKELVHILINKVGRGGNLLLNIGPTADGRVPVIMQQRLNDMGAWLNVNGQSIYGTRAWSKAPKVDAKTTTFFTTKGADLYVITTVWQEKLILSGVSASSKVSLLGFNGLIRAVKKGNTLTITAPSLSPTTMPCQYAWVYKVTGGGN, encoded by the coding sequence ATGAAAAAATTCCTTCTGTTTACGCTGCTGACGAGCCTTTCTTCCCTGAGTTTTGGGCAAAAATCATACCAGCCTACCTGGTCATCACTCGATGCCAGACCCGTCCCCGGTTGGTTTGAAGATGCTAAATTTGGTATTTTCGTCCACTGGGGCGTGTATTCGGTCCCGGCTTATAGCCCTACCGTTCGCGATAGCGTGGGCATCTATGACCGCTATGCCGAACATTACTGGCGACGGCTCTACGACGGGGGCAAAACGCAGCACTTTTTTGAGGAGTTTCATAAGCAGAATTACGCTCCGGGTACCACCTATCAGGATTTGGCCCGCGACTTCAAAGCAGAACTCTTCAAGCCCGACGAGTGGGCAACGCTCTTTGAACGGTCGGGGGCTAAATACGTCGTGCTGACTGCCAAACACCACGAAGGCTATACGCTCTGGCCATCGAAGTATGCCTGGAACTGGAACGTCATGGACGTTGGCCCGCATCGCGATTTGCTGGGCGGCCTGACCAAAGCGGTTCGGGCAAAAAACCTGAAAATGGGCTATTATTATTCGCTGCTGGAGTGGTTCAATCCACTTTACAAAAAAGAAACGCTTAACGATTACATCGACCAGCATATGTTTCCGCAGATGAAAGAGTTGGTCAGCACCTACAACCCCGACGTACTCTGGACCGATGGCGAGTGGGATTATTCGTCCGAACAACTGCGCAGCCCGGAGTTTCTGGCCTGGCTCTATAACGACTCATCCGTGAAGGAAAGCGTAGCCATCAACGACCGCTGGGGTAAAGAAACGCGGGGGAAACACGGGGGCTATTACACTACTGAGTACGACCTGGTATACGAAGGAAACGCCGACAGCGTACAATTTAACCACCCCTGGGAGGAGTGCCGGGGCATGGCTGGCTCGTTCGGGTACAACCGGGCCGAAATCCTGGACGATTATTCTACCTCGAAGGAGTTGGTACACATCCTCATCAATAAAGTAGGGCGGGGTGGCAATCTGCTGCTGAATATTGGCCCCACCGCAGACGGGCGGGTTCCGGTCATTATGCAGCAGCGGTTGAACGACATGGGCGCGTGGCTCAACGTGAATGGCCAAAGTATTTACGGCACCCGTGCCTGGTCGAAGGCCCCTAAAGTAGACGCTAAAACAACCACGTTTTTTACCACGAAGGGGGCTGATTTATATGTCATCACCACCGTCTGGCAGGAGAAATTAATACTATCAGGTGTTAGTGCATCCTCAAAAGTGAGTTTGCTGGGATTTAACGGGCTAATACGTGCGGTTAAAAAAGGGAACACGCTGACCATTACCGCCCCTAGCCTAAGCCCTACCACAATGCCTTGTCAATACGCCTGGGTATACAAAGTGACTGGAGGGGGCAACTAA
- a CDS encoding TIM-barrel domain-containing protein has protein sequence MHSKSQPCFFSKTFLVLFIGSLLFSCKKITDTRYEVSGSQVKIPLKGGTLLLNVYSDKIIRVKYVVGDSIPEDDSILVFKKLSGAFKVAEKDSLISIETAFVKAQVSPDGTVQFVDTNNQTLLSEMKDGRKLTPVNDHGKSSFSLRQTFLCGDEALYGLGQFQNGLFNWKNTPLVLKQYNQEIAVPFVMSSKGYGILWNNYSITQFNPAEREVTLATTVDSARNIRKSFFIPAKSGTYNFAIEAPNAENRMHGPVLLTINGDTVFHYNTVWVPDFHVGRIDLEANKNYEVVLQNSNSQSPGKLVYNEPDYNKTVFQSQLGNAIDYFFVYGEDQAQLIHGMRDLTGTAPMFSKNIYGFWQCRERYHSQKELLENAMEYRKRGIPVDNIVQDWNYWPEKTWGPEWDRTRYPDPKKMAASLDSLHMKLMVSIWPRIDNPVLEERYHLKEHKLDKSGNLDFYNPAVRNNYYNMVKDSMYALGIHYIWLDGTEPEVYPANAITNQGSFDRVALTYSLMVTKSIYDRKREDYPQQRVFNLTRSAFLGQQKYGAAVWSGDVLASWEQFREQILAGLNYSMAGLPYWTTDIGGFFRDSKSFNPRFKNQYTSNEFKELLTRWFQFGAFCPLFRIHGYVSETEVWRYGQSFETMARKFIELRYRLMPYLYAQAWKVTNSAGSIIAPPVYYYPNDKKTWELKDQFFYGPSILVAPITQYQARQRQVYLPAGGWYNFWTNEKLSGNQTVSVKSPLDQVPTLIRQGSILPFGPALQYASEPSKEGLTLVVYPGANADFEWYDDEGENYTYEKGRHAVVPIHWDDQQRELRIGQRKGTFPGLQEAIKIKVVVVDSTSEGGLSVIKKPNTSLTYRGAAQKVNF, from the coding sequence ATGCATAGCAAGAGCCAACCCTGCTTTTTTAGTAAAACTTTTCTTGTTCTATTCATTGGATCGCTTCTTTTTTCCTGTAAAAAAATTACCGATACCCGCTATGAAGTCAGTGGGTCGCAGGTTAAAATCCCGTTGAAAGGTGGCACGCTCTTGCTGAATGTGTACTCTGATAAAATCATTCGGGTGAAATACGTTGTAGGCGATTCTATTCCAGAAGACGACAGCATACTGGTATTCAAAAAGCTTTCAGGGGCGTTCAAAGTAGCGGAGAAAGACAGTCTGATAAGCATCGAAACCGCTTTTGTGAAAGCGCAGGTAAGTCCCGACGGTACAGTTCAGTTCGTTGATACGAACAACCAAACACTGCTGTCGGAAATGAAAGACGGTCGCAAACTAACGCCAGTAAATGACCATGGTAAATCAAGCTTTTCCCTTCGGCAAACCTTCCTCTGTGGCGACGAAGCTTTGTACGGACTGGGCCAGTTTCAAAATGGCCTGTTCAACTGGAAAAACACGCCCCTGGTACTTAAGCAATACAACCAGGAAATTGCAGTTCCCTTCGTGATGTCCAGCAAAGGCTACGGAATTTTATGGAACAACTATTCCATCACCCAATTCAATCCTGCGGAGAGGGAAGTGACCTTAGCCACCACTGTAGATTCGGCGCGCAACATTCGGAAATCCTTTTTTATACCCGCAAAATCGGGCACCTACAACTTTGCTATCGAAGCGCCGAATGCCGAAAACCGCATGCATGGCCCCGTACTCCTAACCATCAATGGCGATACGGTATTTCATTACAACACAGTTTGGGTACCCGACTTCCATGTCGGAAGAATTGACCTGGAAGCGAACAAAAATTACGAAGTCGTACTGCAAAATAGCAACAGCCAGTCGCCGGGCAAGCTGGTATACAATGAGCCTGACTACAACAAAACGGTTTTTCAAAGCCAGCTAGGCAATGCCATTGATTATTTCTTTGTCTACGGCGAAGACCAGGCCCAGCTTATTCACGGCATGCGCGACCTGACTGGAACGGCACCCATGTTCAGTAAAAATATTTATGGTTTTTGGCAATGCCGGGAACGCTACCATTCGCAAAAAGAGCTTTTGGAGAATGCCATGGAATACCGTAAACGCGGTATTCCGGTAGACAATATCGTGCAGGACTGGAACTACTGGCCGGAGAAAACCTGGGGTCCGGAATGGGATCGTACGCGGTACCCGGACCCTAAAAAGATGGCTGCAAGCCTGGATAGTCTGCATATGAAGTTAATGGTTTCCATTTGGCCAAGAATCGATAATCCAGTACTGGAAGAGCGGTATCACCTGAAGGAGCACAAGTTGGATAAGAGCGGCAACCTGGATTTCTACAACCCTGCGGTACGCAACAACTACTACAACATGGTGAAAGACTCGATGTATGCGCTTGGCATCCATTATATATGGTTAGACGGCACCGAACCGGAAGTGTACCCGGCCAATGCGATCACGAACCAGGGTTCATTTGACCGCGTAGCACTTACCTATTCGCTGATGGTTACCAAGAGCATATACGACCGGAAACGGGAAGACTATCCTCAGCAGCGGGTTTTCAACCTGACTCGCTCGGCCTTTCTTGGGCAGCAGAAGTACGGTGCCGCCGTTTGGTCAGGAGATGTGCTGGCGAGTTGGGAGCAATTCAGAGAGCAAATTCTGGCGGGTCTAAACTATTCCATGGCTGGATTGCCATACTGGACGACTGACATCGGAGGCTTTTTCAGGGATAGCAAATCATTCAACCCCCGGTTTAAAAATCAGTACACCAGCAACGAGTTTAAAGAGCTGCTTACCCGTTGGTTTCAGTTTGGTGCGTTTTGCCCCTTATTCCGCATCCACGGCTATGTGTCCGAGACGGAGGTGTGGCGGTACGGCCAGTCTTTTGAGACGATGGCCAGGAAATTTATTGAGCTTCGCTATCGGTTGATGCCCTATTTGTATGCACAAGCCTGGAAAGTAACCAACAGTGCCGGTTCTATCATCGCACCGCCGGTCTACTATTACCCGAATGACAAAAAGACCTGGGAGCTCAAAGATCAGTTCTTCTACGGTCCTTCCATCCTGGTTGCCCCCATTACCCAATACCAGGCTCGACAGAGGCAAGTATACTTGCCAGCAGGTGGGTGGTATAATTTCTGGACTAATGAAAAATTATCTGGAAACCAAACCGTTAGCGTCAAATCACCGCTCGACCAAGTTCCTACCCTTATCAGGCAAGGCTCCATTCTGCCCTTTGGGCCAGCCCTCCAGTATGCCAGCGAACCAAGTAAGGAAGGTCTTACCCTGGTTGTGTACCCCGGTGCTAACGCCGATTTTGAGTGGTACGATGATGAAGGGGAGAACTATACGTACGAAAAAGGCAGGCATGCCGTAGTGCCCATTCATTGGGACGATCAACAGAGAGAACTACGTATCGGGCAACGCAAAGGAACGTTTCCAGGACTACAGGAGGCCATTAAAATCAAGGTGGTCGTCGTCGATTCAACAAGCGAAGGCGGTTTGTCGGTCATTAAAAAGCCCAACACATCGCTTACGTACCGGGGCGCGGCCCAAAAAGTTAACTTCTAA